taaCTCTTACGAATTTTTTTCAgtaatggtatttttgaaagtatatatatatatatatataatattttagcgtaaattttctgaaaattaaGCATCTTACTTTTGAAAATTcgtcaaaataaattaatgaaaaaaaaaatatatatatatatatatatatattttttgttttgttttgttttattgtagCCGATTCTTACAAGGATCAGGGACAGACGCAGATGAGTTAGCAAAGATAAGAGAGACATTAGCTTCTGGTAACAACTATTGTGGGCGTTTACTGAATTACAAGAAAGATGGGACCTCTTTTTGGAATCTTCTCACAATTGCGCCCATTAAAGACGAGAGTGGCAAAGTTCTCAAATTCATCGGGTTAGTCCTTCGTTCCTTTATTCTTTACTCGTTTCAGTccttttttcagttttgttttcagCATTACACCCTTTTTGATGGGACTGAAGTGTGTGGACCTTTGGTCCTTTGTGTTACTTTCTCCGCAATAATTCAAAGAGAATTGTCTCACTGGCGGAATTGATCGTCTTCAATCCAATCCAACGGCCgttattttaatgttatttcaaacttttatattttccactcgtaaaattgatatatattatggcCATGAGagttttaaatggttttttttaaataaagattttcattttcagattttagatttttttttcttagggaAATTACTTCTGTAATACTGATTGGATAATtaaatgatttttgaaaaacaaaaactaaaaaccaaaaatcatgCTAGAAAACTAGTACCATTCAAAGCCTATATTAAATGGATTAATCAGATGAATTATAGAATCTAagatcaaaatatgtttttaagtaATAAGAAGATACAAATATGTTTATCTTTGGACCAGAATGCAAGTGGAGGTGAGCAAGCACACTGAAGGGGCCAAAGAAAAGACTTTGAGACCAAATGGGCTTCCTGAATCTCTTATTCGATATGATGGTAAcgacacttttgtttttttttttttgttatttaattttatactttttcagttttttgtaatgcttaataaaataatttttttgcttttgtaataGCCCGCCAAAAAGATATGGCAACGAACTCAGTGACAGAGCTGGTGGAGGCAGTGAAGAGACCTCGAGCACTAAGCGAATCAACGAATTGCCATCCCTTCATGACAAAATCGGAGAGCGACGAACTACCGGCGAAACCGGCTCGGCGAATGTCCGAGAATGTTGTTCCTTCAGGCCGAAGAAACTCTGGTGGCGGGAGAAGGAACTCGATGCAGCGAATCAACGAGATTCCCGagaaaaaaacgagaaaatcttctctttctttcatgGGGTAGTAATAACTCAAAAAAACTTACTCAACTATACTTCTTAAGCACAAGATAATTCTTTGACCTAATTAACTGTTGTGAATTCTTGTGTTATAGgattaagaagaagagtgagTCTTTGGAATCTATGGATGATGGATTTATAGAGTATGGAGAGGAAGACGATGAGATTAGTGACAGAGACGAGAGACCAGAGAGTGTGGATGATAAAGTGAGACAAAAGGAAATGAGAAAGGGTATGGATCTCGCTACTACACTCGAACGTATCGAGAAGAACTTCGTCATCACTGATCCTAGGCTTCCCGATAATCCCATTGtaagaaaaaatgtttgaaacaACAGGagacttttgttatgttttatttagaTTGGTCTGAAAACGTATCCTTTGTTTCCAGATTTTTGCATCTGATAGTTTCTTGGAGCTCACGGAATATAGCCGTGAAGAAATTCTTGGCAGAAATTGCAGGTATTTGTGAATATGAATATGGACTCATGCATGATTCTTCTGCCAAGTTCCGAGAATTAAGAACGGttttaatctcttttctttttgtttcatggATTTAGGTTTCTGCAAGGTCCAGAGACTGATCCAACGACAGTAAAGAAGATTCGAAATGCTATTGATAACCAAACCGAAGTTACGGTTCAGCTCATCAACTACACCAAGAGCGGTACTCAAATTTTTCGATATCCTTATATTATATCTGACGATCAATGTACTGAGTTTTAAAACTTACATTATCTTCTCTGTTGCAGGAAAGAAGTTTTGGAACATTTTCCACTTGCAACCTATGCGTGATCAGAAGGTACTACGCTTAACATAGATATCTTGTACAATACGTCACCTTCAAGTTGACCCTCGGattgtttggtttataaattcaaacctTAAGATGTATTCTTTGATATGTTTTGACAGGGAGAAGTACAATACTTTATCGGAGTCCAACTAGATGGGAGCAAGCATGTAGAGCCAGTCCGCAATGTCATTGAAGAAACCGCTGTGAAAGAGGGAGAAGAGCTGGTTTGTAaccttaaactatttaattctttgattttcaTTGTAATCATTAGATCAAAATTCATGTGTTAAAACCTAAATTTCATTTTCTGAATCTGAATTCTACAGGTGAAAAAAGCAGCTGTAAATATCGATGAAGCCGTACGAGAACTTCCTGATGCCAACATGGTAAGTGATAGACTGAGGATCTGAGTATGGgagtttaaaattaattaggCTTTATATATGTGACTGAATGTTTCGTTGTGTCTTGTTTGAAGACACCAGAGGACTTATGGGCAAACCACTCAAAGATTGTTCATTCGAAGCCTCACAGGAAAGATTCACCGCCATGGAAAGCTATGGAAAAAGTATTGGAACGCGGTGAACCGATTAGTCTGAAGCATTTCAAACCAGTGAAACCTTTGGGTTCTGGTGATACAGGAAGGTCTGAAACTCTGACCTAGTGAAACATTTTACaaaaaggtttttttctttgtcatcaaACTTAAAATgtcccatttgtttttttatcagtGTGCATCTAGTGGAACTCGTTGGAACGGATCAGTTGTTTGCGATGAAAGCAATGGACAAGGCTGTTATGCTTAACCGTAATAAAGTAACTACAATAACTAGTGAATTCACAaacctatatttttttgtatctgctGTATAAGTAGCAATTGATAACAAATTTTGGCAGGTTCATAGAGCTAGAGCTGAGAGGGAGATCCTAGATTTGCTTGACCATCCTTTTCTTCCTGCACTCTACGCTTCATTTCAGGTCTGAAGATCTGTGTGCACGTATGTATATATGTCTCGTAGTCTTATGTTACTAACGGATCATGTTTTACTTTGCAGACAAAAACACATATATGTCTTATAACAGATTACTATCCAGGAGGAGAACTCTTTATGCTCCTTGATCGACAACCTAGGAAGGTCCTTAAGGAAGATGCCGTAAGGTACAAGTGTTCCTAGCTCAAAAAGTCTCAAGATTTTGTTTACTTAAATcgtaaactaaaacaaaacctGAAACCAATTTTTAGATTCTATGCTGCTCAAGTTGTCGTTGCACTCGAGTATCTTCACTGTCAAGGTAAGCCGTTCGACCtcttcaattaaaaaataaatggatGTAAAGGAGTGGTTCTGACATGATACTAATAAGTGGATCTATGTAATTTTTCTTAAACTCAGGAATAATTTACCGAGACTTGAAACCGGAAAACGTTTTAATCCAAGGCAATGGGGATATCTCTTTATCGGATTTCGACCTGTCTTGCTTGACATCTTGCAAACCTCAGGTTTCATATTTCTCAACCTTCTTCCCTTACGATTCTTTCCAAAGACTTCTTCTGCTAGGGAATTTGCTCATGTATACTAATTCAGGGTGTCTAATGAATCTTGCAGCTGTTGATTCCGAGTAtagacgagaagaagaagaaaaagcaacaaaagaGTCAACAAACTCCAATCTTCATGGCTGAACCAATGCGTGCATCAAACTCATTTGTTGGCACTGAAGAGTATATTGCTCCGGTTAGTGTAATATATATACCAGCTTAACTATACTGATTAAGATATTTCTTCTGTCTTAACCGGTAGTTAAATGATGTCTCATATGGATAGGAAATTATATCCGGGGCAGGACATACAAGTGCAGTGGACTGGTGGGCTCTTGGTATCCTTATGTATGAAATGTTATACGGATACACTCCTTTTAGAGGCAAAACAAGACAGAAGACTTTCACCAATGTTCTTCAAAAAGATCTAAAGTTCCCAGCTAGCATTCCTGTAAAAGatcattatatttatatcatcAAGTAATCGCATATAAATCatagattaataattaatgGTTTTGTTATATGGTATGCAGGCAAGTCTTCAAGTGAAACAGCTGATCTTTAGGTTATTACAACGAGATCCGAAGAAAAGATTAGGCTGTTTTGAAGGAGCAAACGAAGTCAAGAATCATTCTTACTTCAAAGGAATTAATTGGGCTCTGATTCGATGCACGGTAAGCAACTTCATACGTTCTGTTTTACTTGGTGTATAAGAAACAGTTTTTACTTGCGAAATAAGGAAAACCATCCGTTTATGAGCTATGTTTTGATCTGCAGAACCCTCCGGAGCTTGAGACTCCGATATTTACTAGTGAAGcagaaaacaaagatgaagtTCTGAATCCTGAGCTAGAAGATCTTCaaacaaatgttttttgagATCGATTTGAATTAAacgtttcttgtttttttttttttttttcccgcttTCATGAACCATTTgaaactttgtttgtttgtttttttgttttttttttgtttcagtttaccattatcttttttattttacttatagTCCCAAGTGTTTCttgtaatttaatttgtgtgatcttttaagaatattttttgtatgtCAATAAAATTAATCAAGTTTTGCATTTTGCTTGTTTGTTAATGTATATTATGATAAGTTTGCTAACATTAAAAAGAATCTGACGTTCTCATAATCTAGTCATTTCTTTAAAGAGATCTAAAAAGAGTTTTGAAAGctacaaaaacaaatagtaaaaaGCTATACATTAAAAAGAGTTTTGAAAGctacaaaaacaaatagtaaaaaGCTATACATTAAAGAATTAATCAAGTTttgcattttgtttgtttgttatatatatatatatatatatatatatatatatatatatatatatatatataagtttgctAACATTAAAAAGAACGTGTCTCATAATCTAGTCATTTCtttaaaaagagttttgaaAGCTACAAAAACAGATAGTAAAACTTCATTGATCACGTAAAAAGCTATGAAAAAGCAATAATGATTTCAACAATGTAGCattgtttagttaaaaaaataactgaaatatcaatatttataatgtattatgtattaaaactataaattgtgtatttggatgataaacaaattaattggTAAAACTTATAagaattaaaaactaattacaTATTAGTCATGTATGTATGTAATTATGACAAAAacattacaataataaaataaaatattcatatctcatttcataatattttttttgtcatcagtGAATCAACAAGACCTGATTCATAGTTAATACCTATTATGCGAGATAACGCGACTTAGTAGAGTCAAACTCCGATGGGATCGGTCGCAGAGGTGGTGAGATAACCACTTAACTAAAGACATTTTCCCTTCACCGATATTCTTAATATCCTAAACTAATTATATTCTCCTACTTTCTTCAGCTCTTCCCACTTGCTCGAGAGGTCGCAGAGATGACAAAGAATTTGAGTTATCTCTCTCCATTTGCTCTGATTTTTGCTGATCTATCTATTGATACAAGTTTCTTTTATTAGATAAATATGAATTGTAGAAGAATTTTTGTCTATGTTTACTATAGAAGAAACTGTTATACTCATTTCTCAATAGAACTCAAAAATGTGTATTTGTTGACcatattttgatatttctttgtctttctccACATTTGTAAGTGTTatgaagaataataattaacttCACGTATGACTATGATTTAGCCGTAGTATATTGCGGGAGAAAACTACAATTTATTGTTTCGATATAATGTTTTAGTATTCAAATTCTGAAttctatttgtattttttactATAAGTAACATAATTGAATGTTATGAAAATGTATTGGATGGctgaagtagtgtctgtgtgattcaagacgtgatacaagattgttgttgttttatgtgcgtgagaagtttctagaaggtttgagaaggcaatattgaaggaAGATTTGAGGAttaattgaagaggaaaactactatttattgggttgattaaattggagttttacaaagaaaaggaaaatagcaaaaaagaaaaatgtattttcttatgaaatttagaaatattctcttatggtgattaggaagtcttgatgggtatataaggaggtgttgggcacatcctagagaaggaagagagcTGAGAGATAAAGATAaatcctagagagctttctgtgtttgtgtgcggcttagtttcggGTAGATCAAGGGTGAGGGTAGTTCAGGAAGTAAGGCAGAACTTTAAAACAGTTGTGATGAATTCATACAGAGAAGGCACGTCTATGTCAAGACCACCGTTGCTTGATTCAACAAATTACGGGTATTGGAAGGTTCATATGCAAGCGTTTATTAGTAACCTTGATGAAGATTGTTGGAATTTGATTGAGCTTGGTTGGGAGCCTCCTAAAGTTGTGGATGATAAAGGAGTTGAGAGTCTTAAGCCAAGAGATAAGTGGACTGCTGCAGAGAAAAAGCTTTCAAGTTGTAATTCGACAGCCAAGACAGCGATTTACAATGCTATTGATTCAAGCCACTTCAAGTTAATCTCTCAATGTGTATCAGCTCAAAAAGCGTGGAAGtcattggagaatatgtttgaggGTACTTCAAGTGTTAAAAGAACAAAGTTGGATATGTTGGCATcacaatttgagaatctaaggatggGAGAAAAAGAAACTGTGGCTGAGTTTAGTGCAAAGTTATGTGACATATCTAATGAGGCTTTTACTTTTGGAAAgcagtacaaagacaaaaagcttgtgaagaagctGAAGCGATCGTTGCCAgcaaaatttgagtcaaaaatttctgcagttgaagaagctcataatttagatgagatggcttttgatgagtttgttgggattcttaaagcttttgaattaagcaaagcatatgaagttgaaggagtaaagaagaaagatgatcaagttaaggaagcaataaagaaggaagttgacaATGGAGTAGCTCTTAAGGTATCATCTTTTGAAGATTCAATGGCTATGTTATCAAGACAATTTGCTAAATTTCTGAAGCGTAAgggtgaaaagaagaaaagtagaatgAGTGAAGAAATGAGGACTTTATCAAAGaatgttcaatgttttgaatgcaAAGGATATGGTCATGTACGGTCTGATTGTGCCAATCTACACAAGCATAAGAAGAAGGCTATGAATGTTGTTACTAgtgattctgaaactgattcagatgaagaagaagaactgaagaattttgtggcgtttacaacttttgaagataGTTCTGAATCAGTGTCTGCATCAGCGTCTACATCAGTGTCTGCAACTGCTTCTGA
The sequence above is drawn from the Camelina sativa cultivar DH55 chromosome 4, Cs, whole genome shotgun sequence genome and encodes:
- the LOC104780396 gene encoding phototropin-1, which gives rise to MEPTEKPSTKQSTRTLPRDTRGSLEVFNPSTHPARIESPVFRPEPPTWKNWSDPRGTSPQPHPQPEQEPSPSNPVLPDQEVPVTTSWMALKDPAPEKISKKTITAEKPQKSAVAAEQRAAEWGLVLKTDTKTGKPQGVSVRNSGGTENDPNGKKTTSQRNSQNSCRSSGEMSDGDVAGGRGGIPRVSEDLKDALSTFQQTFVVSDATKPDYPIMYASAGFFNMTGYTSKEVVGRNCRFLQGSGTDADELAKIRETLASGNNYCGRLLNYKKDGTSFWNLLTIAPIKDESGKVLKFIGMQVEVSKHTEGAKEKTLRPNGLPESLIRYDARQKDMATNSVTELVEAVKRPRALSESTNCHPFMTKSESDELPAKPARRMSENVVPSGRRNSGGGRRNSMQRINEIPEKKTRKSSLSFMGIKKKSESLESMDDGFIEYGEEDDEISDRDERPESVDDKVRQKEMRKGMDLATTLERIEKNFVITDPRLPDNPIIFASDSFLELTEYSREEILGRNCRFLQGPETDPTTVKKIRNAIDNQTEVTVQLINYTKSGKKFWNIFHLQPMRDQKGEVQYFIGVQLDGSKHVEPVRNVIEETAVKEGEELVKKAAVNIDEAVRELPDANMTPEDLWANHSKIVHSKPHRKDSPPWKAMEKVLERGEPISLKHFKPVKPLGSGDTGSVHLVELVGTDQLFAMKAMDKAVMLNRNKVHRARAEREILDLLDHPFLPALYASFQTKTHICLITDYYPGGELFMLLDRQPRKVLKEDAVRFYAAQVVVALEYLHCQGIIYRDLKPENVLIQGNGDISLSDFDLSCLTSCKPQLLIPSIDEKKKKKQQKSQQTPIFMAEPMRASNSFVGTEEYIAPEIISGAGHTSAVDWWALGILMYEMLYGYTPFRGKTRQKTFTNVLQKDLKFPASIPASLQVKQLIFRLLQRDPKKRLGCFEGANEVKNHSYFKGINWALIRCTNPPELETPIFTSEAENKDEVLNPELEDLQTNVF